One genomic segment of Ipomoea triloba cultivar NCNSP0323 chromosome 9, ASM357664v1 includes these proteins:
- the LOC116029540 gene encoding uncharacterized protein LOC116029540, with product MKRLTKSTVIGSKRKQQADNKENENSLGHDNSNPTLQSQLSSYKTPRPFCGVFQASLSTPLSVLTNENENSLGHDNSNPTQQSQLSSYKTSRPFCGFFQASLSTPLSVLTNVCSKEVSVRNVSNRTPLSAISSTPTANQATDLRMESLTGGHTHQTVGRSLKPSLRTPNTVFTNDLTMESLTGTHTHQRVRRVLQPSLRTPNSVLTNENVANNEPHIDAEVGPSTTHTGYTECITNLIKKPSSRLMNANNRSPSDFRNLHNDFNECSEQEDTVTDAQPVDYADFGDACDSCLHCGALFWYEERLNKSVLNGITKYSLCCGHGKIKLPPPTKPPKELYDLFFTDGPKRNQFLQNIRSYNNMFCFTSMGGKVDRTVNNGGGPPVYHINGQNFHLIGSLLPMDGAQPKFAQLYIHDTENEINNRVDSIRHESGTSSLHLDVVNDIKKALDDNNVLVKSFRMARSEIQNNPRTEVKMRLLGKRSKDARTYNLPTVSEVAALIVGDLDPDMGFRDILVESKTGKLKRISELNPAYLPMQYPILFPYGEDGYRDDIQFAADRSQLLGSRQHLTPREYFSFRLHERRSELSTLLHSKRLFQQFLVDAYTMVESGRLMFIRNNQKALRCEQYKGLSDALFRGDVDPSTQGKRIILPSSFIGGARYMIQNYQDAMAICRWIGYPNLFITFTCNPKWPEIQRFIEVRGLRTEDRPDIVSHVFKMKLDSLVKDLKSGELFGPVKASEIPDIQIDKDYYKAVEEFMVHGPCGVARFNSPCMVNGRCTKYFPKRFVDSSSFDQDGYPIYRRRDDGRTITKNGIQMDNRYVVPHNRYLLLRYRAHLNVEWCNQSRSIKYLFKYINKGNDRVTAEFYRSSSEGNGVEVVDEINMYYDCRYVSASEATWRLLSYDIQCRTPAVERLSFHLPNSQTVYFQDDEDVETILNRQTLGESMFTEWFEANKKYSEARLLSYIEMPNKFVWKKSVRQWQPRQRGFSIGRIFYVPPGSGELYYLRCLLNIVRGPQSFEDIKTYNGKEYNTFKDACYARGLLDDDLEYIDAVKEASEWSTAHSLRKLFVTLLMANTMGRPEYVWNEVWSYLAEDAQYNRRKVLNDQDLFLNDQEKKEFALIQLEKLLLLYNKSLKDFPDMPLVSGELSLTTNNRLILEELSYDREFLAKESQLLHAQLTDEQRSIYDAVISDVYSNNGGLYFVYGYGGTGKTFLWRALSAYIRAKGQIVIILELKGK from the exons ATGAAGAGGTTGACAAAATCTACAGTCATAGGATCTAAACGCAAGCAACAAGCAGACAACAAAG aaaatgaaaattcgtTGGGTCATGACAATAGCAATCCAACACTACAAAGCCAGTTGTCATCTTATAAGACTCCTAGACCTTTTTGTGGAGTTTTTCAAGCATCCTTATCTACGCCTTTGAGCGTATTAACTAATG aaaatgaaaattcgtTGGGTCATGACAATAGCAATCCAACACAACAAAGCCAGTTATCATCTTATAAGACTTCTAGACCTTTTTGTGGATTTTTTCAAGCATCCTTATCTACGCCTTTGAGCGTATTAACTAATG TATGTTCAAAAGAAGTTAGTGTTCGTAACGTCAGTAATCGCACACCCTTATCTGCAATCTCGAGCACCCCAACAGCAAACCAGGCTACAG ATTTAAGAATGGAATCCCTTACTGGTGGTCACACTCATCAAACAGTAGGACGTTCACTCAAACCAAGTCTCCGTACTCCAAATACTGTCTTCACTAATG ATTTAACAATGGAATCCCTTACTGGTACTCACACTCATCAAAGAGTACGACGTGTACTCCAACCAAGTCTCCGTACTCCAAATAGTGTCTTGACTAATG AAAATGTTGCTAATAACGAACCACATATAGACGCTGAAGTTGGTCCTTCTACAACACATACCG GTTATACTGAATGTATCACTAACTTAATCAAAAAACCAAGTAGTCGATTAATGAATGCAAACAATCGGTCTCCTTCTGATTTCCGTAACCTCCACAACGACTTCAATGAATGTAGCGAACAGGAAGATACTGTCACAGATGCTCAACCTG ttGATTATGCCGACTTTGGTGATGCTTGTGATTCATGCTTACATTGTGGGGCACTGTTTTGGTACGAGGAACGGTTGAACAAGTCAGTTCTTAACGGTATTACTAAGTATTCATTGTGTTGTGGACATGGAAAGATAAAACTACCACCTCCCACAAAACCACCGAAAGAATTATATGATCTATTTTTCACGGATGGTCCGAAGAGAAACCAGTTCTTGCAAAATATCAGGTCTTACAACAATATGTTCTGTTTCACTTCAATGGGTGGGAAAGTAGACAGGACAGTGAACAATGGTGGTGGTCCACCAGTCTACCATATAAACGGCCAGAACTTCCATTTGATCGGTAGTTTGCTTCCCATGGATGGTGCTCAACCTAAATTTGCCCAATTGTACATTCACGACACCGAGAATGAGATTAACAATCGGGTTGATTCAATAAG GCATGAAAGCGGTACATCTTCTTTACACCTAGACGTGGTAAACGACATAAAAAAAGCACTGGATGACAACAATGTGCTGGTTAAGTCATTTAGAATGGCTAGGTCTGAGATTCAAAATAACCCAAGAACTGAGGTCAAAATGAGACTGCTAGGCAAGCGGAGCAAGGATGCTAGGACCTATAATTTGCCTACAGTATCTGAGGTTGCGGCATTGATAGTTGGTGACCTAGATCCAGACATGGGTTTCCGCGATATTCTGGTGGAGTCAAAAACAGGGAAACTTAAAAGAATCAGTGAACTCAACCCTGCTTACTTACCTATGCAATATCCTATTTTGTTTCCATATGGAGAGGATGGCTATAGGGATGACATCCAATTTGCAGCAGATCGTAGTCAACTACTTGGATCAAGGCAACATTTAACACCACGTGAGTATTTTTCTTTTAGGTTACATGAAAGGAGAAGTGAACTTTCTACATTGTTGCATTCAAAGAGGTTGTTTCAACAATTCTTGGTCGATGCTTATACAATGGTTGAATCTGGTAGACTTATGTTTATAAGAAACAATCAGAAGGCATTGCGTTGTGAACAATACAAAGGGTTGTCTGATGCATTATTTAGGGGAGATGTAGACCCTTCAACCCAAGGGAAGAGAATTATCTTACCATCAAGCTTTATAGGAGGTGCAAGGTATATGATACAAAACTACCAAGATGCCATGGCTATATGTCGTTGGATAGGCTATCCGAACTTATTCATTACATTTACATGTAACCCAAAGTGGCCTGAAATCCAGCGGTTTATTGAAGTTAGAGGTTTGCGGACAGAAGATAGACCCGATATTGTTAGTCACGTCTTCAAAATGAAGCTTGATAGTTTGGTAAAAGACTTAAAATCTGGAGAACTCTTTGGTCCCGTCAAAGCAT CGGAAATTCCTGATATACAGATTGATAAAGATTACTATAAGGCTGTAGAAGAGTTCATGGTGCATGGTCCTTGCGGTGTTGCTAGATTTAACTCACCTTGTATGGTCAATGGAAGATGTACCAAATACTTCCCCAAGAGATTTGTTGATTCATCAAGTTTTGATCAAGATGGATACCCTATATATAGAAGGCGTGATGATGGAAgaacaataacaaagaatggTATTCAAATGGACAATCGGTATGTTGTTCCTCATAACAGATATTTGTTATTGAGGTACAGGGCACATTTGAATGTTGAATGGTGCAACCAGTCTAGATCAATCAAGTACTTATTCAAGTATATCAACAAAGGAAATGACCGAGTCACTGCCGAATTCTATAGGAGCTCATCAGAAGGTAATGGAGTTGAGGTTGTTGATGAGATAAACATGTACTATGATTGTAGGTATGTTTCAGCGTCAGAGGCTACTTGGCGGTTACTTAGCTATGACATACAGTGCAGAACTCCCGCCGTTGAGCGTCTTAGTTTCCACTTGCCAAATAGCCAAACAGTAtactttcaagatgatgaagatgtggAAACCATTTTGAATCGACAGACCTTGGGTGAAAGCATGTTTACTGAATGGTTTGAAGCTAACAAGAAGTACTCTGAAGCTAGATTGCTAAGTTATATTGAAATGCCCAATaaatttgtttggaaaaaaaGTGTGCGTCAATGGCAGCCAAGGCAACGTGGTTTTTCAATTGGTCGTATTTTTTATGTACCACCTGGTTCTGGGGAGCTTTATTATCTTCGTTGCCTATTGAACATAGTTCGAGGACCTCAGAGTTTTGAAGACATCAAAACCTACAATGGAAAAGAGTATAACACTTTTAAGGATGCATGTTATGCCCGTGGGTTACTAGATGATGATCTTGAGTACATTGATGCAGTTAAGGAAGCTAGCGAATGGTCTACTGCACATTCTCTAAGAAAGTTGTTTGTCACGCTTTTAATGGCAAACACAATGGGAAGGCCTGAATATGTCTGGAACGAGGTTTGGTCGTATTTGGCTGAAGATGCTCAATACAATCGACGAAAAGTATTAAATGATCAAG ATTTGTTTCTAAACGACCAAGAAAAGAAGGAGTTTGCACTAATACAGCTGGAAAAGCTGTTATTACTTTACAATAAGAGTTTGAAGGATTTTCCAGACATGCCTTTAGTCTCAGGAGAGTTGTCTCTTACCACTAACAATAGGTTGATCTTGGAAGAGTT
- the LOC116029541 gene encoding replication factor A protein 1-like, protein MAPMYILARDIDDRKTTAAMRLRLIRTYDIVQSRYSDKVRSRECVFHDEEGSYVHLNIPGNNVSAANSFIEGHVYCLKNFLPFDSIKSLEGIDPKVLIDVIGRVMHIFSPLDKIINGRPSKLIDFVIEDLKGIQLKCTVWDQHVKKAMPFCQYDLKEPVIVLIQMCRVKVPENSGEVKICSSYDATQLLFNHECDECTDFRDRLCNQPTPLKIITSNSSLSGSTYTLGDQSSSNMVFSTISELYERSETGEYWVPCIILELDCNFIDWYYLSCISGRYNKKVDLKGGMYVCGKCGTHCDKPKLRYKIKLRVYDAKGSAPFLLWDREALELLGGITAEELKAMQPKVPTKIPKEIVSLVGRGMLFKINVERDRLEKRNLAFPVMQIKDDIVVVNEYCPGMLKVTNQKPTNSVEQLDDDFDSDEGFFSDEEAENPLPNSLTQVSKGGANDSEAVKRRLLDEFSSTQVSKKKTHTVLIKVEKDSELAIDQNSQNTEI, encoded by the exons ATGGCTCCAATGTACATCCTTGCGCGTGATATTGATGATAGGAAGACTACTGCTGCCATGAGATTGCGCCTCATACGTACCTACGATATTGTACAGAGCAGATACAGTGACAAAGTGAGATCGAGGGAATGTGTATTCCATGATGAAGAG GGTTCCTATGTGCATCTGAATATTCCTGGGAACAATGTTTCTGCTGCTAACTCATTCATAGAAGGTCATGTGTATTGCCTAAAAAATTTCCTG CCTTTTGACTCAATCAAGAGTCTAGAAGGAATTGATCCAAAGGTTCTGATTG ATGTCATTGGTCGTGTGATGCATATCTTCTCACCATTGGATAAGATTATCAATGGGAGGCCTTCTAAACTCATTGATTTTGTAATCGAGGATTTAAA GGGCATTCAACTGAAATGTACTGTATGGGATCAGCATGTGAAAAAGGCCATGCCCTTTTGCCAATATGACTTAAAAGAACCAGTCATTGTGCTTATTCAAATGTGTAGGGTTAAAGTGCCAGAAAATA GTGGAGAAGTCAAAATTTGTAGCTCCTATGATGCAACCCAACTGTTGTTTAACCATGAATGTGATGAGTGTACTGATTTCAGAGACAG ACTATGTAATCAACCAACTCCTTTGAAGATCATCACCTCAAATTCCAGCCTTAGTGGTTCAACTTACACTTTGGGTGATCAAAGCAGTTCTAATATGGTATTTAGTACCATTTCTGAACTGTATGAAAGAAGTGAG ACTGGGGAATATTGGGTGCCATGTATTATTCTGGAGCTagattgtaatttcatagaCTGGTATTATCTCTCTTGCATTTCTGGTAGGTATAATAAAAAGGTTGATCTAAAGGGTGGGATGTATGTCTGTGGTAAGTGTGGAACTCACTGTGATAAACCTAAGTTAAGATATAAGATAAAACTTAGAGTCTATGATGCCAAAGGTAGTGCACCATTCTTACTTTGGGATCGTGAGGCACTTGAGCTATTGGGGGGCATCACAGCTGAAGAGCTTAAGGCTATGCAGCCAAAG GTTCCAACCAAAATTCCTAAAGAGATTGTATCATTGGTTGGTAGAGGAATGCTATTCAAGATAAATGTTGAGAGGGATCGGTTAGAGAAACGCAACCTTGCTTTTCCAGTCATGCAAATCAAAGACGACATTGTAGTGGTGAACGAGTATTGTCCTGGAATGTTGAAGGTTACTAATCAGAAGCCAACTAATTCCGTTGAGCAATTGGATGATGACTTTGATTCTGATGAG GGCTTTTTTTCTGATGAAGAGGCTGAAAATCCTCTTCCAAATTCATTAACTCAAGTGTCTAAAGGTGGTGCCAATGATAGTGAAGCAGTTAAAAGGAGGCTTTTGGACGAGTTCTCATCCACCCAGGTTTCAAAGAAGAAGACACACACTGTGCTTATCAAGGTTGAAAAAGATAGTGAATTAGCAATTGACCAAAACTCACAGAACACTGAGATCTGA